Genomic segment of Gloeocapsa sp. PCC 7428:
CACCAAAGCGAATACGCGCAAACGTTCTTTCAACTTACGCAGCAGCAAAATGTCTTACTCGCCGACGCCCAAGATGCTGCGGTAAGAGATAGCTTGGAACGCAGTATGATGCGGTTTCACGATCATCAAGCAGAAACTTTGCGAATTCACGAACAATATCTGCAACAGCAGATGGAACATTCGCACAGCTTTTTTCAACTGATTGAACAAAAATACGAATCCGCGATCGCACAAGGCGTAACGAAAGCGTTTCAACCAAAACCATCTATCAGCAATGGTAACGGTAACGGACATCACGCGAATGGTCATGGTGTTTCCTTCGTAGAACAAAGCAGCAAGCCTGCTGAGAATATCGCTGTCAAACCGTCGCCTAGCGAAGCGCCATCTGAACCCCTACTACCAATAACACCCCCTGTCACCGAACCATCAATTTCTGCACCCACAGCATTAATCGATGTTGCCGATTTAAGTCAAACACTGCTGAATGTCGTCAGCGATAAGACAGGTTATCCAGTGGAAATGCTGGAGTTAGAAATGGACATGGAGGCTGATTTAGGGATTGATTCGATTAAGCGCGTCGAAATTTTAGGCGCACTGCTTGAATTGTACCCAGGCTTACCACAACCAAATCCTGAGGAATTGGGCGAATTGCGTACTCTCGGTCAAATTGCCGAGTATATGAGCCGGATCGCGACAACACTTCCGGTAAAAGCTGAAGTGACAACAGTAGACGCAGTTGTTCAGGATGAAGTGACGACACCTGTAGTATCAATTCCGAACCCTCCCATCGAACCATCAATTTCTGCACCCACAGCATTAATCGATGTTGCCGATTTAAGTCAAACACTGCTGAATGTCGTCAGCGATAAGACAGGTTATCCAGTGGAAATGCTGGAGTTAGAAATGGACATGGAGGCTGATTTAGGGATTGATTCGATTAAGCGCGTCGAAATTTTAGGCACACTGCTTGAATTGTACCCAGGCTTACCACAACCAAATCCTGAGGAATTGAGCGAATTGCGTACTCTCGGTCAAATTGCCGAGTATATGAGCCGGATTGCCGGTAATTTAACTGCAACGGAGACACTGCCAAAAAAGCAGGATAGCGGACAACCAGAGATCAGCCACAATATTATGCGCAGTGTGGTGAAGTTGAAAGTTCTACCGCCTCCCGATCGCTTGGAATGTCACTTACCCCAACAGCACGTTTGTTTAATTACCGATAATGGTTCGGCATTAACATCACAATTAGCGCAGGCTTTAATTGCCAAAGGCGAAAAAGTTGTTGTTTTGAGTTTTCCCAAATCTGTAATTCCGCAAAGCGCAGGTGTAGAAAAGCATATTCCACGTGTTGTTTTGGAGGACTTGAGTGAAACACATCTGCAACAACAGTTAAATGCGATCGCGCAACACGGTTCTATTGGAAGTTTTATTCACCTTCATCCGACGATTCACAATGAACGCGAGGAGATTGCTTACCTTAATTCAGAAACCGCCTTACTCAAACATATCTTCTTGATCGCCAAGTATCTCAAAGAACCACTTAATTCCTCCGCCACCCAAGGGCGCAGTTGTTTTATAACAGTAACGCACCTTGACGGCGAATTGGGTATCGGACAAAAAAATCACTACAGTGCGATCGCTGGTGGGTTGTTTGGACTGACCAAAACACTGAATCAAGAATGGGAAACGGTATTCTGTCGCGCTATTGACTTCAGCACGAATATCGACGCACAACAAGCCGTACAACACATCCTCGCAGAAATTCAAGATCCCAATCGTTTAATTAGTGAAGTAGGCTACGGCGCTAAGGGGAGAGTCACGCTTGTCAGGGACTAGTGACTAGTGGAAAAGACATCCTACCTGTCATGAAAACTTTCAAGAATCGGAATAAACGCATGAAAAGCCAGGTTGACTCAAATTCTGTATTTCTTGTCAGCGGTGGTGCTAAGGGGATAACTGCACAATGCGTTATCGAATTAGCGAAAGCGAAGCAATGCAAATTTATTCTTTTAGGACGTTCTTCGCTCACGCCAGAACCTGTATGGGCTACAGGATGCACGAGTGAAGCGGAACTGAAAAAGCGCATTATGGAGTATCTGATTGCGAGTGGGGAAAAACCAACTCCCGCTACGGTGCAGAAACACTACAATGCGATCGCATCAGCCCGCGAAATTCAAGCAACTCTCGATACCATCGCTCAAGCGGGTGGCGAAGCCGAATACCTCAGTGTTGATGTCACCGATGCAGCAGCGTTACAAGCGATCGCCGAACGTCTGGAAACAGTCACCGGAATGATTCACGGCGCGGGTAATCTAGCGGATAAGCGGATTGAAAAAAAATCTGCGCAAGACTTTGACAAGGTTTATAACGCCAAAGTGACGGGTTTAGCCAATCTGTTGCGTTGTATTCCGATAAGTCAGTTACAACACTTGGTTTTATTTTCTTCGGTTGCAGGGTTTTATGGCAATGTCGGACAAGCTGATTATGCGATCGCTAACGAAGTTCTCAATAAATCAGCGCAGCTTGTCAAATACTACTATCCTGATTGTCATGTTGTGGCAATCAACTGGGGACCTTGGGAGAGCGGGATGGTTAGCCCTGAATTAAAAAAAGCATTTGCTGAACGCAACATTGAGACAATTCCGATCCAAGTTGGTGCCAAAATGCTTGTGGATGAACTTGCCTCAACTCATCAAGATACCCAAGTTGTGATTGGTAGTCCTTTAATCTTTTCGGAAACCTTCAATTCTCAACTACAAACTTTTCGCATTCAGCGTCACCTCACTTTAGCGGCTAATCCATTTTTACAAGATCACGTCATTGCCAATCGTCCTGTGCTTCCAGCAACTTGCGCGATCGCTTGGATTGCGAATACTTGCGAACAACTTTATCCTGGTTATCATTTTTTAAGCTGTAGAAATTACAAAGTTCTCAAAGGAATTGTTTTTGAACCTACCACGCCCAATGAATATACACTTGAACTGCAAGAAACTAACAAAAACAACATAGAAATTGAATTTGATGCTAAGATTTGGAGTAAGAATTTAGAAGGAAAAATTCGCTATCATTTTAGCACGCAATTAACTCTAAAACGCCAAATTTCTTCTTCCCCCAATTACGATTCTCTTAACCTCAATTTCGACCAAAGTTATTCTTCTGAATCTTTCTATCAGGATGGTTCCGCCAGCTTATTTCATGGCAAAAGCTTTCAGGGAGTTAGGCGAGTTCTCAATATAACCCCAGAAAAAGTAACGATTGAGTGCTTACTTCCGCAAGTCAGCGAACAGCAACAAGGGCAATTTCCCGTCCAAACATTTAATCCCTATATCGTTGATGTCCAAATTCATTCTTTGTGGATTTGGTCGCAATATTTTCATCAGCACGGATGTTTACCTTCAGCAATTCATCTTTACGAACAATTTACTCCGGTTTCTTTTGATGAAATATTTTATGTCTCTTGTGAAGTCAAGTCTAAAACAGATAGTAGCGTAGTTGCTGAGGTCATTACTCACGACAGTCTAGGAAAGATTTATTCGCGCATGACTGAAGCTAAGGGAACTTTATTGCCTTTAAAGTCATAAGAACCAAAGAGTAGAGGTAAACGATGTTGACGCAAAAACAAGCTCCCAAAATAGCTATCACTGGGATGAACTTGATTGCAGGTTCGTGCCAAGATTTAGACAGCTTTGAGCGAATTGTTTATGAAGGAAAACAAAATTTTATTGAGTTACCTCTAAGTCGCTGGCAAGGTAAAGCAGAACAGCTTCTTAAGGAAAATAAAATTGAAAATAATCAAGTGCCTTTAGGAGGGTATCTACCATTCAAAATTGATGAGCAACTAGCAATTGACAATATAGAAGAATTAAATCCGCAAGAACTATTAATGCTTAAAGTTGCAAATAATGCTTTGCAAGATGCGGAAATTAAGCCTGGTGAAAAAGTTGCTGTTATTATT
This window contains:
- a CDS encoding SDR family NAD(P)-dependent oxidoreductase, which produces MKSQVDSNSVFLVSGGAKGITAQCVIELAKAKQCKFILLGRSSLTPEPVWATGCTSEAELKKRIMEYLIASGEKPTPATVQKHYNAIASAREIQATLDTIAQAGGEAEYLSVDVTDAAALQAIAERLETVTGMIHGAGNLADKRIEKKSAQDFDKVYNAKVTGLANLLRCIPISQLQHLVLFSSVAGFYGNVGQADYAIANEVLNKSAQLVKYYYPDCHVVAINWGPWESGMVSPELKKAFAERNIETIPIQVGAKMLVDELASTHQDTQVVIGSPLIFSETFNSQLQTFRIQRHLTLAANPFLQDHVIANRPVLPATCAIAWIANTCEQLYPGYHFLSCRNYKVLKGIVFEPTTPNEYTLELQETNKNNIEIEFDAKIWSKNLEGKIRYHFSTQLTLKRQISSSPNYDSLNLNFDQSYSSESFYQDGSASLFHGKSFQGVRRVLNITPEKVTIECLLPQVSEQQQGQFPVQTFNPYIVDVQIHSLWIWSQYFHQHGCLPSAIHLYEQFTPVSFDEIFYVSCEVKSKTDSSVVAEVITHDSLGKIYSRMTEAKGTLLPLKS